The Mytilus trossulus isolate FHL-02 chromosome 3, PNRI_Mtr1.1.1.hap1, whole genome shotgun sequence genome contains a region encoding:
- the LOC134709301 gene encoding glutamic acid-rich protein-like, translated as MAMSNQEKEKERLDVSCFCEAICSTAEFECRLEDILDKKAAEAKWPVWKMKIKRENKEEKRLENDGSMNIEEKRSEKDGSMNKKEKRSENDESMNIEEKKPEVGVDISTEERRELIITKIHQQRIGENPLKNAVGHVDKDPVQNSESKRPINDKETTKDENKRKREMKKYEKLLEKKAKEEEKNVKAQYKAIDKGIKIYSKDVKSTMKKEEKRKAQMKKMGEKAQRMLEKEMRKIEKERLKDEKKKIIDVVQEKQNDLKIVNTNEETENNEDENKKKDQTINIDGETQNRSEKTQKEADMIKEKKNNYDVIEKNERKENDIKDAKDIEMSTCVHKAGKKTTFVARISGFFRSLSCMKGQKKSKDVC; from the exons ATGGCTATGTCCaatcaagaaaaagaaaaggaacGCCTTGATGTGTCTTGCTTCTGTGAGGCCATATGTAGTACAGCTGAATTTGAGTGTCGACTGGAAGACATCCTAGACAAGAAGGCCGCTGAGGCAAAGTGGCCAGtttggaaaatgaaaataa AAAGAGAAAATAAGGAAGAGAAGAGATTAGAAAACGATGGAAGTATGAATATAGAAGAAAAGAGATCAGAAAAGGATGGAagtatgaataaaaaagaaaagagatcAGAAAACGATGAAAGTATGAATATAGAAGAAAAGAAGCCGGAAGTGGGTGTTGACATATCAACAGAGGAAAGACGGG AACTGATAATAACAAAGATCCACCAGCAGAGAATTGGAGAGAATCCATTGAAGAATGCAGTCGGTCATGTTGATAAG GATCCAGTCCAGAATTCGGAATCTAAAAGACCAATTAATGACAAAGAAACGACGAAGGACGAAAACAAAAGGAAAAGAGAAAtgaagaaatatgaaaaattactgGAGAAAAAAGCCAAAGAAGAAGAAAAGAATGTAAAAGCCCAATATAAAGCAATCGACAAGGGTATTAAAATATACTCAAAAGATGTCAAGTCAACAATGAAGAAGGAAGAAAAGAGGAAAGCACAGATGAAAAAGATGGGTGAAAAGGCACAAAGGATGTTGGAAAAAG AAATGAGGAAGATCGAGAAAGAAAGATTAAAAGAcgaaaagaagaaaataattgatgttgttcaggaaaaacaaaatgatttaaaaatagtaAACACAAATGAGGAGACTGAGAATAACGAAGACGAAAACAAGAAAAAGGACCAAACTATCAATATTGATGGGGAAACACAAAATCGTTCAGAGAAGACACAGAAAGAGGCAGATATgattaaagaaaagaaaaataactacGATGTCATCGAAAagaatgaaagaaaagaaaatgacataAAAGACGCAAAAGACATTGAAATGAGTACGTGTGTACACAAGGCCGGAAAGAAAACCACATTTGTTGCAAGAATCAGTGGATTCTTCCGTTCCTTATCGTGCATGAAAGGACAAAAGAAAAGCAAAGATGTGTGTTAA